A section of the Streptomyces sp. NBC_01363 genome encodes:
- a CDS encoding N-acetylmuramoyl-L-alanine amidase: MHRRRLLQGAAATAAAALIPASTRAMAATTAGDTDYPLAHWTPASTSNYTESSRPSAYPVQYVIIHVTQETYPNTIGIFQNPAKQVSAHYVVRSADGYVAQCVREKNIAWHAGNWDYNTRSIGIEHEGWVDQPSYFTDAMYEKSALLTASVCDRYDIPKDRAHILAHAQVPGTDHTDPGPQWDWVRYIRLVNLYSAG; this comes from the coding sequence ATGCATCGCAGAAGGCTTCTCCAGGGTGCCGCCGCCACGGCGGCCGCCGCCCTGATCCCGGCCTCCACCCGCGCCATGGCCGCCACGACCGCGGGCGACACGGACTATCCGCTCGCCCACTGGACGCCCGCGTCCACCTCCAACTACACGGAGTCGAGCCGCCCTTCGGCCTATCCGGTCCAGTACGTGATCATCCATGTCACCCAGGAGACGTATCCGAACACGATCGGGATCTTCCAGAATCCGGCGAAGCAGGTCTCCGCGCACTATGTGGTGCGCTCGGCGGACGGCTACGTCGCCCAGTGCGTCCGGGAGAAGAACATTGCCTGGCACGCGGGCAATTGGGACTACAACACGCGCAGCATCGGCATCGAGCACGAGGGCTGGGTGGACCAGCCCTCGTACTTCACCGACGCCATGTACGAGAAGTCGGCGCTGCTGACAGCTTCGGTGTGCGACCGCTACGACATCCCGAAGGACCGCGCGCACATCCTCGCCCACGCCCAGGTGCCCGGGACCGACCACACCGATCCCGGCCCGCAGTGGGACTGGGTGCGATACATCCGCCTCGTCAATCTGTACTCGGCGGGCTGA
- a CDS encoding aldehyde dehydrogenase family protein — MTRYAAPGAEGAIVSYESRYDHWIGGAYVPPARGRYFENPSPVNGRPFTEIARGTAEDVELALDAAHAAAPAWGATAAGERAGVLNRIADRMEAHLEELAVAESWDNGKPVRETLAADIPLAIDHFRYFAGALRAQEGSLSEIDDDTVAYHFHEPLGVVAQIIPWNFPILMATWKLAPALAAGNAVVLKPAEQTPASIHVWLKLVADLLPSGVVNIVNGFGAEAGKPLASSPRVAKIAFTGETTTGRLIMQYASENIKPVTLELGGKSPNIFFDDVWNADDDFRDKALEGFTMFALNQGEVCTCPSRALIQRGLYGEFLEAGVARTERIVPGHPLDTDTMIGAQASNDQLQKILSYLDIGQQEGAKVLTGGQRIEYDGELAGGYYVQPTIFEGDNRMRVFQEEIFGPVVAVTSFSDFDDAIRTANDTLYGLGAGVWTRDINTAYRAGRAIQAGRVWTNCYHAYPAHAAFGGYKQSGIGRENHKMMLEHYQQTKNLLVSYSPKKLGFF; from the coding sequence ATGACCCGTTACGCCGCGCCGGGAGCCGAGGGCGCCATCGTCTCGTACGAGTCCCGCTACGACCACTGGATCGGCGGCGCGTACGTACCGCCCGCCCGCGGTCGGTACTTCGAAAACCCCAGCCCCGTCAACGGCCGCCCCTTCACCGAGATCGCCCGCGGAACGGCCGAGGACGTCGAACTCGCCCTGGACGCGGCACATGCCGCAGCGCCCGCCTGGGGAGCAACGGCGGCAGGCGAGCGCGCGGGTGTCCTCAACCGGATCGCCGACCGGATGGAGGCCCATCTGGAGGAGCTGGCGGTCGCCGAGAGCTGGGACAACGGCAAGCCGGTGCGGGAGACCCTGGCTGCCGACATTCCGCTGGCCATCGACCACTTCCGTTACTTCGCCGGTGCGCTGCGCGCCCAGGAGGGCTCGCTCAGCGAGATCGACGACGACACGGTCGCGTACCACTTCCATGAACCGCTCGGTGTGGTCGCGCAGATCATCCCGTGGAACTTCCCGATCCTGATGGCGACGTGGAAGCTGGCTCCGGCGCTCGCGGCGGGCAACGCGGTGGTTCTCAAGCCGGCCGAACAGACCCCGGCCTCCATCCACGTGTGGCTGAAGCTGGTCGCCGATCTGCTGCCGTCGGGCGTCGTCAACATCGTGAACGGCTTCGGGGCGGAGGCCGGCAAGCCCCTCGCCTCCAGCCCGCGCGTCGCGAAGATCGCCTTCACCGGTGAGACGACGACGGGGCGGCTGATCATGCAGTACGCCTCCGAGAACATCAAGCCGGTGACCCTGGAACTCGGCGGCAAGTCGCCCAACATCTTCTTCGACGACGTGTGGAACGCGGACGACGACTTCCGCGACAAGGCCCTCGAAGGCTTCACCATGTTCGCCCTCAACCAGGGCGAGGTCTGCACCTGTCCGTCGCGCGCACTGATCCAGCGCGGGCTGTACGGCGAATTCCTGGAAGCCGGTGTCGCCCGCACCGAGCGGATCGTCCCCGGGCACCCGCTGGACACGGACACGATGATCGGCGCGCAGGCCTCCAACGACCAGTTGCAGAAGATCCTTTCGTACCTGGACATCGGTCAGCAGGAGGGCGCGAAGGTCCTCACGGGCGGTCAGCGGATCGAGTACGACGGAGAGCTGGCGGGCGGCTACTACGTCCAGCCCACCATCTTCGAGGGCGACAACCGGATGCGGGTCTTCCAGGAGGAGATCTTCGGCCCGGTCGTGGCGGTCACGTCCTTCTCCGACTTCGACGACGCGATCAGGACCGCGAACGACACGCTGTACGGCCTCGGGGCCGGCGTATGGACGCGCGACATCAACACCGCGTACCGGGCGGGCCGCGCCATCCAGGCAGGCCGGGTCTGGACGAACTGCTACCACGCGTACCCGGCGCACGCGGCCTTCGGTGGGTACAAGCAGTCCGGGATCGGCCGCGAGAACCACAAGATGATGCTGGAGCACTACCAGCAGACGAAGAATCTTCTGGTGTCGTACTCGCCGAAGAAGCTGGGCTTCTTCTAG
- a CDS encoding integrase, whose protein sequence is MTWLEYIEQRWERTPGNTRRTLADAFATVTPALVRPGATFSDPRVLRRALYSWAFNKKAWQCEPTEEWLHALDRMKRNSLPVTALAEADVLRRALDAMCRKLDGKAAAAKTARRKRAAFNEALNTAVEKGYFAENPLNGLRWKAPAGNEEVDPAAVPNPAQVLRLLESVARQRGRGPHLEAFFGCMYFAAMWPAEVIHLRIDQSHLPKTGWGMLNLSGGVVTSGKEWTDDGEVHEAHSLKRRAANATRPIPIPPQFVGMLRAHVKRFDVASAGRLFRNQAGNYVDAAAYGITWARAREHALTRTERTSRLAKRPYDLRHAGISFWLYSGVDPAECARRAGQSIEVLFRYYAKFLDGLREQANRLIEQSMNEWQRVSQGDAPEG, encoded by the coding sequence ATGACCTGGCTCGAATACATCGAGCAAAGATGGGAGCGCACGCCAGGAAACACCCGCCGCACCCTGGCTGATGCCTTCGCCACGGTCACGCCCGCCCTCGTGCGCCCCGGCGCAACGTTTTCCGATCCGCGGGTACTACGGCGTGCCCTGTACTCGTGGGCATTCAACAAGAAAGCCTGGCAGTGCGAGCCCACCGAGGAGTGGCTCCACGCGCTGGACCGGATGAAGCGGAACTCGCTGCCGGTCACCGCCCTCGCGGAGGCCGACGTTCTGAGGCGGGCCCTCGACGCGATGTGCCGCAAACTGGACGGCAAGGCGGCTGCGGCCAAGACAGCCCGACGCAAGAGGGCTGCGTTCAACGAGGCTCTCAACACTGCTGTGGAGAAGGGGTACTTCGCGGAAAACCCCCTCAACGGTCTACGGTGGAAAGCGCCAGCAGGCAATGAAGAGGTGGATCCGGCCGCCGTTCCCAATCCGGCCCAGGTGCTTCGCCTGCTCGAGTCCGTTGCTCGCCAGCGGGGGCGGGGTCCTCATCTTGAGGCGTTCTTCGGCTGCATGTACTTCGCGGCTATGTGGCCAGCTGAGGTCATCCATCTTCGGATCGATCAATCTCACTTGCCGAAGACTGGATGGGGGATGCTCAACCTCTCGGGCGGGGTTGTCACGTCTGGCAAGGAGTGGACCGACGACGGTGAGGTGCACGAGGCGCACTCGCTCAAGCGTCGCGCGGCAAACGCGACGCGACCTATTCCGATCCCGCCGCAATTCGTAGGCATGCTGCGTGCCCATGTGAAACGGTTCGATGTGGCATCCGCCGGTCGACTCTTCCGGAACCAGGCTGGCAACTACGTGGACGCTGCCGCCTACGGCATCACGTGGGCGCGGGCCCGGGAGCACGCCCTGACTCGTACCGAGCGGACTTCTCGCCTGGCCAAGCGACCTTACGATCTCCGGCACGCCGGGATCTCGTTCTGGCTCTACTCCGGAGTGGACCCGGCCGAATGCGCCCGCCGCGCCGGTCAGAGCATCGAGGTTCTCTTTCGCTACTACGCCAAGTTCCTCGACGGCCTTCGAGAGCAGGCGAACCGCCTCATCGAGCAGTCCATGAACGAGTGGCAGCGCGTCAGCCAAGGTGACGCACCCGAGGGTTGA
- a CDS encoding GAF domain-containing protein has translation MKDPWVALAADADPGERIGQLRHAHEVFTTAGRLERPVRPVVGESWRRSARARVSPDGAALVELGPDDLGPYRDGHPLAPAMPMIRELMGAYATDGEHLLAVCDAHGRLLWVEGPAVTRRAAGRMNFVEGARWAESAAGTNAPGTAIAVDRPVQVFAAEHFLRPVQQWTCAAAPLHDPHTGRVLGAVDITGGDRLAHPHSLAFVQAVARAAETQLALLAPAPAIGTVRLSALGRDEALLVAGGRRIRLSRRHSEILATLARHPEGLGGDELLVELYEDESVTPVTLRAELSRLRRLLGPELLLSRPYRLSAPVDADFDTVARRLASGAVAAALGAYSGPLLPASQAPSVIRLRRRLEEQLRAALIARGDPGLLVDWAYSPWGEDDLPVWQALAAAVPAGQRPALLARARALDVEQR, from the coding sequence TTGAAGGATCCCTGGGTGGCGCTGGCGGCCGATGCGGACCCCGGCGAAAGGATCGGCCAACTGCGGCACGCACACGAGGTGTTCACCACGGCGGGCCGGCTGGAGCGGCCGGTCCGGCCGGTCGTCGGTGAGTCGTGGCGGCGCTCGGCGCGGGCCAGGGTCAGCCCGGACGGTGCGGCCCTGGTCGAGCTGGGTCCGGACGATCTCGGACCGTACCGGGACGGGCATCCCCTGGCCCCCGCCATGCCGATGATCCGTGAGCTGATGGGCGCCTACGCGACGGACGGGGAGCATCTGCTCGCGGTGTGCGACGCGCACGGCAGACTGCTCTGGGTCGAAGGACCCGCGGTGACCCGACGGGCCGCCGGCCGGATGAACTTCGTGGAGGGCGCCCGCTGGGCCGAGTCGGCGGCCGGGACGAACGCGCCGGGGACGGCCATCGCCGTGGACCGTCCGGTGCAGGTCTTCGCCGCCGAGCACTTCCTGCGGCCGGTCCAGCAGTGGACCTGCGCGGCGGCGCCGCTGCACGACCCGCACACGGGACGGGTCCTGGGCGCGGTGGACATCACCGGCGGGGACCGGCTCGCGCATCCGCACAGTCTCGCATTCGTGCAGGCGGTGGCGCGCGCCGCCGAGACGCAGCTCGCACTGCTCGCGCCCGCACCGGCCATTGGGACCGTGCGGCTCAGCGCACTCGGCCGGGACGAGGCGCTGCTCGTGGCGGGAGGCCGCAGGATCCGGCTCAGCAGGCGGCACAGCGAGATCCTGGCGACGCTGGCCCGCCACCCCGAGGGTCTGGGCGGCGACGAACTCCTCGTCGAGCTGTACGAGGACGAGTCGGTGACCCCGGTGACCCTGCGGGCCGAACTCTCCAGGCTGCGACGGCTGCTCGGCCCGGAACTCCTCCTCTCCCGCCCCTACCGTCTCTCCGCTCCGGTCGACGCGGATTTCGACACGGTGGCGCGGAGGCTGGCCTCGGGCGCGGTGGCCGCGGCACTGGGCGCCTACTCCGGGCCGCTGCTGCCGGCCTCGCAGGCGCCGTCCGTCATCCGTCTTCGGCGCCGGCTCGAAGAGCAGCTGCGGGCGGCACTCATCGCGCGCGGTGACCCGGGGCTGCTGGTCGACTGGGCGTACAGCCCCTGGGGCGAGGACGACCTGCCGGTCTGGCAGGCACTCGCCGCGGCCGTTCCCGCCGGGCAGCGCCCGGCACTGCTCGCCAGGGCACGAGCGCTGGACGTCGAGCAGCGGTAG